The Gillisia sp. Hel_I_86 genome has a segment encoding these proteins:
- a CDS encoding Gfo/Idh/MocA family protein, whose translation MKNRRTFIKKSSLFLAATVLPYSGIYSFGPTKKLGVALLGLGNYATNQLAPALQETQHIELRGIVTGSPNKIPTWKRKYGIKDANVYSYENMDSLADNNDIDVVYIVTPTFLHSKYAVMAANTGKHVFCEKPMAMTTAECQDIIDACNQNKVKLAIGYRMQHEKNTKQIIEWAKTKPYGPIQTIDTAAGFRIGNQGGWRLDGAKGGGAIYDMGVYPLNAARYSTGLEPLSVIARHENKRPELFQNGANEITYFDLEFPQGMKADCLVTYNKGYNHLKIKCTSGGYELSPFQSYTSVNGTTRDGRILSPCNCNQQAIQMDNDALSIINNEPMLVPGEEGKRDIRIVEAIFESAKNGSKKMQL comes from the coding sequence ATGAAGAACAGGAGAACATTCATCAAAAAATCGAGCCTTTTCCTAGCGGCCACAGTCCTACCCTATTCAGGTATTTACAGTTTTGGCCCGACCAAAAAATTAGGTGTTGCCTTATTGGGACTGGGCAATTACGCCACTAATCAGCTTGCGCCCGCATTACAGGAAACCCAGCATATAGAATTGCGCGGTATTGTAACAGGCAGCCCAAATAAAATCCCCACCTGGAAACGGAAATACGGCATCAAGGACGCCAATGTCTACAGCTATGAAAATATGGACAGCCTTGCCGATAACAACGATATTGATGTGGTTTACATCGTAACGCCCACGTTCCTACATTCCAAGTACGCCGTGATGGCGGCAAATACGGGAAAACATGTTTTTTGTGAAAAACCCATGGCCATGACCACCGCTGAATGTCAGGATATTATTGACGCTTGCAACCAAAACAAGGTAAAGCTTGCCATAGGTTACCGTATGCAGCATGAAAAAAACACCAAACAGATCATAGAATGGGCAAAGACAAAACCTTATGGCCCCATACAGACCATAGACACCGCGGCCGGTTTCAGGATCGGCAATCAGGGCGGCTGGAGGCTTGATGGGGCAAAAGGCGGAGGCGCCATCTACGACATGGGCGTATATCCCCTTAATGCGGCACGGTACAGCACGGGCCTTGAGCCCCTCTCTGTAATTGCAAGGCACGAAAATAAGCGTCCGGAACTCTTTCAAAACGGGGCCAATGAGATCACGTATTTTGATCTGGAGTTTCCCCAGGGTATGAAAGCAGATTGCCTGGTCACCTATAACAAGGGCTACAACCACCTCAAGATTAAATGTACCAGCGGGGGATATGAGCTTTCCCCATTTCAGAGCTACACCAGCGTGAACGGTACCACAAGGGATGGTCGGATCCTCAGCCCCTGCAACTGCAACCAGCAGGCCATCCAGATGGATAACGACGCCCTCTCCATCATTAACAATGAACCTATGCTCGTGCCCGGCGAAGAAGGTAAGCGGGATATACGTATTGTAGAGGCCATTTTTGAATCGGCCAAAAATGGGTCTAAGAAGATGCAATTATAG
- a CDS encoding transposase, with protein MSKIEDYPRNYQEFLARFRKEEDCRDYIIKLRWPNGFQCGKCGDGEYYVNNRKVIECGKCGHQSSATSGTILHGTRKPLLLRFHVMWWVAAQNTVVSASNFKDFMGFGSYQTAWSWLHKLRRTMVRQDR; from the coding sequence ATGTCAAAGATAGAGGATTATCCGAGGAACTATCAAGAGTTCCTTGCCAGGTTCAGGAAAGAAGAGGATTGTCGGGACTATATTATCAAGTTACGTTGGCCCAACGGCTTTCAATGCGGAAAGTGTGGGGACGGCGAATACTATGTCAACAATAGGAAGGTTATCGAATGTGGCAAGTGTGGTCATCAATCCTCCGCCACTTCGGGCACGATCCTGCACGGGACAAGAAAACCCCTTCTGTTAAGGTTTCACGTCATGTGGTGGGTAGCGGCGCAGAATACAGTGGTAAGCGCGAGCAATTTCAAGGATTTCATGGGGTTCGGGAGCTATCAGACTGCTTGGTCGTGGCTGCACAAGTTGCGGCGGACGATGGTACGCCAGGACCGGTAA
- a CDS encoding transposase — MLGRGCTSCGGRWYARTGKTGGGGAEKTLVVVSGMPRKGDRACTVQRYRRCGRREPYMGFIKENVEKGSTVITDGWQGYSQLAGSNYDHVKRPIAGSGQQAHELLPHVHMIPC, encoded by the coding sequence CTGCTTGGTCGTGGCTGCACAAGTTGCGGCGGACGATGGTACGCCAGGACCGGTAAGACCGGCGGGGGCGGGGCGGAAAAGACCTTAGTTGTCGTGTCGGGAATGCCTCGGAAAGGAGATAGGGCGTGTACGGTTCAAAGGTATCGACGCTGCGGACGGCGAGAACCTTATATGGGGTTCATAAAGGAAAATGTCGAGAAGGGAAGCACCGTCATAACAGACGGCTGGCAGGGCTATTCCCAATTGGCGGGCTCAAATTACGACCACGTGAAAAGACCGATAGCAGGCAGTGGGCAGCAGGCACACGAACTATTGCCCCATGTACATATGATTCCCTGTTGA
- a CDS encoding IS5 family transposase produces the protein MKSRYTRSTAQQWEIMKKFLPVKIKGHYKLRDIADAILWILRTGCQWRNLPECFPKWESVYYHFRKWGRDGTLSRLNAGLNMMERKRQGKGATPSMLSIDSQSVKAGPMTSESKGIDGNKKINGRKRHAITDTLGLVWGVVVGAANQADGAVAERVVEPLLGYLDRMEKILADHAYKKVFMEWVERTVIGLEVEISSCPPSSKGFVPVKWRWVTERTFGIFNFFRRLDKDYEKTPESQEYWVLWQNCQIILNRIE, from the coding sequence ATGAAATCGAGATACACCCGATCGACTGCCCAACAGTGGGAAATTATGAAAAAATTCCTTCCCGTTAAAATCAAGGGCCACTATAAGTTGCGCGACATTGCCGACGCCATCCTTTGGATATTGCGCACCGGCTGCCAATGGCGGAACCTACCGGAATGCTTTCCCAAATGGGAGAGCGTCTACTACCATTTCAGGAAGTGGGGCCGGGACGGCACCCTTTCAAGGCTGAACGCAGGGCTGAACATGATGGAGAGGAAGCGGCAGGGAAAGGGGGCAACACCCAGTATGCTGTCGATCGACAGCCAGTCCGTCAAGGCGGGGCCGATGACCTCCGAGTCGAAGGGCATCGACGGGAACAAGAAGATAAACGGACGGAAACGGCACGCGATCACCGATACCCTCGGCCTGGTATGGGGCGTTGTGGTAGGCGCGGCGAACCAGGCCGACGGGGCGGTGGCCGAGAGGGTGGTGGAGCCCCTGTTGGGCTATCTGGACCGGATGGAAAAGATACTGGCCGACCATGCCTACAAGAAGGTGTTCATGGAGTGGGTCGAGAGGACGGTAATAGGGCTGGAAGTGGAGATCTCGTCATGCCCGCCATCCTCGAAAGGCTTTGTCCCGGTAAAGTGGAGATGGGTCACCGAAAGGACCTTCGGGATCTTCAATTTCTTCAGGCGACTGGACAAGGATTATGAAAAAACACCGGAAAGTCAGGAATATTGGGTATTGTGGCAGAATTGTCAGATTATCCTCAATAGAATCGAATGA